Genomic segment of Desulfovermiculus halophilus DSM 18834:
GGCTGATTCCATAGAGTATGATCTGTCCGGCCATCTTCATCTGGGAGGCAGGGCATTGCCCGGACGGATTCCTTTTTCCGCACAAGGATCGATGAGTATGGACCGGTTTTTTGATTCGCGAAATGATGCGTTTTAAGATTTAGGCAGACAAGTCATGGCTCTATCCCCTGTAGACATGGAAAAATATCGAAAGACCGCCCGCAGGCGGCAGGAGGTTGCTGAGAAACGACGCCTTCAGCGTCTGGAGCAAGCCTGGAAGGTTGCTCGACAGGCAGCTCAGATTCTTTGTAATGAATTTCAAGCCCAAGAAGTGGCTGTCTTTGGTTCCTTGGTTCATCCTGAACTGTTTCATTTGCGATCGGATATCGATTTGGCGGTCTGGGGCCTGCAAGAACGTCTGTATTTGCAGGCAGTGGCCAGAGTAACCAGCCTTGATCCGGATATATCTGTTGATTTGATCGCAATCGAAGAGTCCTCCCAATCATTGCGAGAACATATTCAAGACGAGGCGATACCTATATGACTGGGGGAGCATACAAGGCGCTGGCCGGAAGGATCGGGCTGCTTGTGCATGATGTGCAACGAGTTGTTCAGCGGATCGAGTTTTTGCATGACAAGGCCCAGCAAACCGGAGACAGTGGATTTCTGGACGGTGTCGCCCTCAACCTGCACAGTTTTTATACTGGGGTTGAAGCGATTTTCGAAGATATTGGCCGGACTGTAGACAATGCATTGCCGAATGGCGGGAACTGGCATCAGGAGTTATTGCAGCAAATGGCTGCTCAGCTTGAAGATCTGCGTCCAGCTGTCATCAGCCAAGAGACACGGGCCTGCCTGGATGAATATCGGGCTTTCCGCCATCTGGTCCGTAATGTATATACTTTCAATCTACGTCCTTCACGGGTAGGTGAACTGGCTGTAAGCGTGCAGGAGTGTTTTGGGCTTACTTCCAGTGACTTGGAAGAGTTTGTACTTTTTCTAAAGGCCGCAGAATAAACAGTGTAGGCTGCGGATATGCCGGGAGCACACAATTTTTCTGTGCGCCCAAGCCCTGATCACCCTTTTCGCTGGCTTCTTGCGGCGAATCCATTCATTTTTACCCATGCTCAAAAACATCATTCGCCTGCCGCATGCGGTCCGGGTCAGTCCCAGGGCCAAATATATACGGTTTCGCATTCTGGCCGGGACCGGGCTGGAGGTGGTTGTCCCCAAGGGCTGTCCCGCCTCCCGGGTCCGCAAAGCCACAGCAGCCAACCAGGCCTGGATCACCGGACATCAGCGGGAGATCCAGCGGGCGGCCGGCTTGAGACCGGACGTACAGCATCTTCCGGAACACATTGTGCTGGCCGCGAACGCACAATCCTTTTCCGTCTGTTATGATCCCCGTGCATGCCAGTCCCGTGCCCTGCATACACCGGCAAAGGGCCGGATTGCGATCCAGGCCGATCCGCATACAGAAGCCGATGTGTGCTGCCGGCTGTTGCAGGACTGGCTGAAGGAACAGGCCCGAACAGCGCTTGTGCCCTGGGCCCGTTCACTTTCCGAGAGGCATGCCCTGCCCATTGCCAGGATCCAGATTCGAAAGCAGAAGACCCGCTGGGCCAGCATGTCCACATCCGGGACTCTAAGCCTGAAC
This window contains:
- a CDS encoding nucleotidyltransferase family protein, which gives rise to MALSPVDMEKYRKTARRRQEVAEKRRLQRLEQAWKVARQAAQILCNEFQAQEVAVFGSLVHPELFHLRSDIDLAVWGLQERLYLQAVARVTSLDPDISVDLIAIEESSQSLREHIQDEAIPI
- a CDS encoding M48 family metallopeptidase, which codes for MLKNIIRLPHAVRVSPRAKYIRFRILAGTGLEVVVPKGCPASRVRKATAANQAWITGHQREIQRAAGLRPDVQHLPEHIVLAANAQSFSVCYDPRACQSRALHTPAKGRIAIQADPHTEADVCCRLLQDWLKEQARTALVPWARSLSERHALPIARIQIRKQKTRWASMSTSGTLSLNCQLMFLPGEFVQHVLLHELCHVRHPNHGSGFQALLSRLSPHKARYERAMKHVHHTAVPWWAKF